One Halalkalicoccus sp. NIPERK01 genomic region harbors:
- a CDS encoding aldehyde dehydrogenase has product MSHSGPTDLYIDGEWTSSESGGTFVTEDPATEKPYAEVAEGTAEDVDRAVSAAKRAVERGAEWRSLAPRERGARLYAMADAIEGRRDEIVRVESRDNGKTPFEATLDVDMVIDTFRYYAGWTDKIQGDEVPVPGDRLNYTVREPLGVTGHVSPWNYPFQLAGRSLAPALACGNTTILKPSSTTPLSALYYAIAAEEAGLPAGVLNVVPGRGSTAGNRLAEHPDVDHVAFTGSTGVGKGVMEYASRNVTGVTLELGGKGPNLVFPDADLDAAASGVHYGIFMNAGQMCWAGSRLLVHEDVHDEVVDRVVERAESTPLGGGIDDDGRMGPTVSESQQQEVLDYIKTGKNEGATVATGGGVPAGKDVGHFVEPTVFTDVTNDMTIAREEIFGPVLSVIEFADREEAIEIANDSPYGLMAGIWTTDLKTAHSVADHLDYGMVSVNEFPVTQPQTPFGGVKQSGLGREQGTEAIHEYTQTKNVNVSLE; this is encoded by the coding sequence ATGAGCCATTCCGGTCCGACAGACCTGTATATCGACGGCGAGTGGACGAGTTCGGAGAGCGGCGGGACGTTCGTCACCGAGGATCCGGCGACGGAGAAACCCTACGCCGAGGTCGCGGAGGGCACGGCGGAGGACGTCGACCGCGCCGTCTCGGCGGCGAAGAGGGCGGTCGAGCGCGGGGCTGAGTGGCGGTCGCTCGCCCCCCGCGAGCGCGGCGCACGGCTGTACGCCATGGCCGACGCGATCGAGGGGCGAAGGGACGAGATCGTCCGCGTCGAGTCCCGGGACAACGGAAAGACGCCCTTCGAGGCGACCCTGGACGTCGACATGGTGATCGACACCTTCCGGTACTACGCCGGCTGGACCGACAAGATCCAGGGTGACGAGGTCCCCGTCCCCGGCGACCGGTTGAACTACACCGTCCGGGAGCCTCTCGGCGTCACCGGCCACGTGAGCCCGTGGAACTACCCCTTCCAGCTCGCCGGCCGAAGCCTCGCGCCGGCGCTCGCCTGCGGGAACACGACGATACTGAAACCCTCCAGTACGACGCCACTGTCGGCGCTGTACTACGCGATCGCCGCCGAAGAGGCGGGCCTGCCCGCCGGCGTCCTGAACGTCGTCCCCGGCCGGGGCAGCACCGCCGGGAACCGGCTGGCCGAACACCCCGACGTCGATCACGTCGCGTTCACGGGTAGTACGGGCGTCGGCAAGGGCGTCATGGAGTACGCCTCGCGAAACGTCACGGGCGTTACGCTCGAACTCGGGGGGAAGGGGCCGAACCTCGTCTTCCCGGACGCCGACCTCGACGCCGCCGCCAGCGGGGTTCACTACGGCATCTTCATGAACGCCGGACAGATGTGCTGGGCGGGGTCACGCCTGCTCGTCCACGAGGACGTCCACGACGAGGTGGTCGACCGGGTCGTCGAACGGGCCGAATCGACGCCGCTGGGAGGCGGGATCGACGACGACGGCCGGATGGGACCGACCGTCAGCGAGAGCCAACAACAGGAGGTACTCGACTACATCAAGACGGGCAAAAACGAGGGCGCGACGGTCGCGACCGGTGGCGGCGTTCCCGCCGGGAAGGATGTCGGCCACTTCGTCGAGCCGACCGTGTTCACCGACGTCACCAACGACATGACGATCGCCCGAGAGGAGATCTTCGGACCCGTGCTGTCGGTGATCGAGTTCGCCGACCGCGAGGAGGCCATCGAGATCGCCAACGATTCGCCCTACGGCCTGATGGCCGGGATCTGGACCACGGATCTGAAAACGGCCCACTCGGTCGCCGATCACCTCGATTACGGGATGGTGAGCGTCAACGAGTTCCCGGTCACCCAGCCCCAGACGCCCTTCGGCGGGGTCAAGCAGAGCGGCCTCGGACGCGAGCAGGGCACCGAGGCGATCCACGAATACACCCAGACGAAAAACGTCAACGTCAGCCTCGAGTAG
- a CDS encoding NAD(P)-dependent alcohol dehydrogenase: MKIEAAVVREESGPFEIETLELDDPQPGEVLVRVVGAGLCHTDVAVRERYYPTPLPAVLGHEGSGVVEAVGEGVTKVEPGDRVVLTFDSDGSCRNCREGDVAYCEEFFEHNFAGRRVADGSTPIRDDGEEVSGMFFGQSSFTTHALATERNVVPVADDVPLELLGPLGCGIQTGAGAVINTLDPQAASSIVVFGTGSVGLSAVMAADLKGCTDVVAVDLMESRREKALELGATHAIDPERVDDTVDAIHDHLGGGADYSVETTANTTVLRQAVDCLRQNADCAVVGAPPLGTEVELDVNNVLFGRNVKGVIEGNSTPDLFIPDLIDLYRAGKFPFDELVTYYDFEDIEEAVEEQEAGEVVKPVLRVSEP; encoded by the coding sequence ATGAAGATCGAAGCCGCGGTCGTACGCGAGGAGTCGGGACCGTTCGAGATCGAGACGCTGGAGTTGGACGACCCCCAGCCCGGGGAAGTGCTCGTTCGCGTCGTCGGCGCGGGGCTGTGTCACACCGACGTCGCGGTCAGGGAGCGGTACTACCCGACCCCGCTGCCGGCGGTGCTCGGCCACGAGGGTTCGGGCGTCGTCGAGGCGGTCGGGGAGGGCGTCACGAAGGTCGAACCGGGCGACAGAGTCGTGCTCACGTTCGACTCCGATGGAAGCTGTCGGAACTGCCGGGAGGGCGACGTCGCCTACTGCGAGGAGTTCTTCGAGCACAACTTCGCCGGCCGGCGGGTCGCGGACGGGTCGACGCCGATCCGCGACGACGGCGAGGAGGTGAGCGGCATGTTCTTCGGCCAGTCCTCCTTTACGACCCACGCGCTGGCCACAGAGCGGAACGTCGTCCCGGTCGCGGACGACGTGCCCCTCGAACTCCTGGGGCCGCTCGGATGCGGGATCCAGACGGGTGCGGGCGCCGTCATCAACACGCTCGACCCGCAGGCGGCCTCCTCGATCGTCGTCTTCGGGACCGGGTCGGTCGGGCTGAGCGCGGTCATGGCCGCGGACCTGAAGGGCTGTACCGACGTCGTCGCCGTCGACCTCATGGAGTCCCGACGCGAGAAGGCGCTCGAGTTGGGCGCGACCCACGCCATCGATCCCGAGCGTGTCGACGACACGGTCGACGCCATCCACGACCACCTCGGCGGCGGGGCCGACTACAGCGTCGAGACGACGGCGAACACGACCGTCCTCCGGCAGGCGGTCGACTGCCTGCGCCAGAACGCCGACTGCGCGGTCGTCGGCGCCCCGCCGCTCGGAACCGAGGTCGAACTCGACGTGAACAACGTCCTGTTCGGCCGGAACGTCAAGGGGGTCATCGAGGGCAATTCCACGCCGGACCTGTTCATCCCCGATCTGATCGACCTCTACCGCGCCGGGAAGTTCCCGTTCGACGAACTCGTCACGTACTACGACTTCGAGGATATTGAGGAAGCCGTCGAGGAGCAGGAAGCCGGCGAGGTGGTCAAGCCGGTCCTCCGGGTGAGCGAGCCCTAA
- a CDS encoding thiolase domain-containing protein, with translation MRDAYVIGAGQSSFGSFPEETYLSLFESAFETALEGVEGDFPTEAIDEAYLGTLGVGGRQIGLSGPAVTEHVGLHGVPTTRVENACAASGYAFRQAVTAVRSGMVDVALAGGYEVMTDTSADQTKWWLGVSGETEWERISGTTFAGVYAQMASAHMEEYDTTVEDLSRVAVKNHKNGARNPKAHLGFECSLEDAVSAPSVADPLNLYHCCPTTDGASAVLVASEEVATEYGDELIRVAGAGAASGRVGLFQRGTLTSIPASVRAGEAAYEEAGIAPEDLDFAEVHDCFAIAELLAYEDLGFCERGEAGRLLREGVTDPDGELPTNTSGGLKSKGHPIGATGTGQIVEAFEQFRGEAHVQVEKPRYGLTHNVGGSGGGVTVHVFEREEAA, from the coding sequence ATGCGAGACGCATACGTGATCGGAGCCGGACAGTCGTCGTTCGGCTCCTTTCCCGAGGAGACCTACCTCTCGCTGTTCGAGAGCGCGTTCGAAACCGCGCTCGAGGGCGTCGAGGGCGACTTCCCGACAGAGGCGATCGACGAGGCGTATCTGGGAACGCTCGGCGTTGGGGGCCGGCAGATCGGCCTCTCGGGGCCGGCGGTGACCGAACACGTCGGTCTTCATGGTGTCCCGACGACCCGTGTGGAAAACGCCTGTGCGGCCAGCGGCTACGCCTTCCGACAGGCCGTCACCGCCGTTCGCTCGGGCATGGTCGACGTGGCGCTTGCGGGCGGCTACGAGGTGATGACCGACACGAGCGCCGACCAGACCAAGTGGTGGCTCGGCGTCAGCGGCGAGACCGAGTGGGAGCGTATCAGCGGGACCACCTTCGCCGGCGTCTACGCCCAGATGGCGAGCGCCCACATGGAGGAGTACGACACGACCGTCGAGGACCTCTCGCGGGTCGCGGTCAAGAACCACAAAAACGGCGCGAGGAACCCGAAGGCCCACCTCGGCTTCGAGTGCTCGCTCGAGGACGCCGTCTCGGCGCCCTCCGTCGCCGACCCGCTCAACCTCTATCACTGCTGTCCGACCACCGACGGCGCGAGCGCGGTGCTGGTCGCGAGCGAGGAGGTCGCAACGGAGTACGGCGACGAGCTGATCCGCGTCGCGGGCGCGGGCGCCGCGAGCGGCCGGGTGGGCCTCTTCCAGCGGGGCACGTTGACGAGCATTCCCGCCAGTGTTCGGGCCGGCGAGGCCGCCTACGAGGAGGCCGGGATCGCTCCGGAGGACCTCGACTTCGCCGAGGTCCACGACTGCTTCGCCATCGCCGAACTGCTGGCCTACGAGGATCTCGGCTTCTGCGAGCGCGGCGAGGCCGGCCGCCTCCTCCGGGAGGGCGTCACCGACCCCGATGGGGAGTTGCCGACGAACACGAGCGGCGGGCTCAAATCCAAGGGCCACCCGATCGGTGCCACCGGGACGGGACAGATCGTCGAGGCCTTCGAGCAGTTCCGCGGCGAGGCCCACGTCCAGGTCGAGAAGCCGCGCTACGGCCTGACGCACAACGTCGGCGGGTCGGGCGGCGGGGTGACCGTTCACGTCTTCGAGCGGGAGGAGGCGGCATGA
- a CDS encoding OB-fold domain-containing protein has translation MRGIDAGGIYLPRFRLSTEETTAAWGHADAGGIDRKAVPAADEDALTMAVAAAERALSASVERSAIDLVAVATTTPPMAEGDFVSRLVRMLALPEDVACSVSTQHTAAGGEALARALDADGPALVVAADCPEGAPADADHPLGAGAAAFVIDEDAAVPIRDISWYSDETPGIRFRPRGEREVDSLGVTTYERTAVREAVTAAVTALAVDASEAAAAALHQRDGKFPYRVAGDLPISNEVVAAGTVADRVGDAGAATVPIGLLAALAEGDEGETTIGGFFGGGSAVAVELEGNLPVAGIDDLDGGEAIGYTEYLRKRGYVVEGEVAGGGANVSLPNWQGSLDQRYRLIAGECPDCGGITFPPRGACQECHSRVEFEGVEASRTGTIRALTVIGQGGAPPEFAELQQREGAYAVAIVALEAGDGEATLPAQLTDVDPEAVAVGDEVRATIRRIYTQEGVPRYGVKFRSEG, from the coding sequence ATGAGGGGGATCGACGCCGGCGGGATCTACCTCCCCCGGTTCCGGCTTTCGACCGAGGAGACGACCGCGGCGTGGGGCCACGCCGACGCGGGCGGGATCGACCGGAAGGCGGTCCCCGCGGCCGACGAGGACGCGCTGACGATGGCCGTCGCGGCGGCCGAACGCGCCCTCAGCGCGTCGGTCGAGCGCTCGGCGATCGACCTCGTTGCCGTCGCGACGACGACCCCGCCGATGGCCGAGGGCGACTTCGTCTCGCGTCTCGTCCGGATGCTCGCGCTGCCCGAGGACGTCGCCTGCTCCGTTTCGACCCAGCACACCGCCGCCGGCGGGGAGGCGCTCGCGCGGGCGCTCGATGCCGACGGACCGGCGCTGGTCGTCGCCGCCGACTGTCCCGAGGGAGCGCCCGCCGACGCCGACCACCCCCTCGGCGCCGGCGCGGCGGCGTTCGTGATCGACGAGGACGCGGCCGTCCCGATTCGGGATATCTCCTGGTACAGCGACGAAACCCCGGGGATCCGCTTCCGGCCGCGGGGCGAACGCGAGGTCGACTCGCTCGGGGTCACGACCTACGAGCGGACGGCCGTCCGCGAGGCCGTGACCGCGGCGGTGACGGCTCTGGCGGTCGACGCGAGCGAGGCGGCCGCCGCGGCGCTCCACCAGCGCGACGGGAAGTTCCCGTACCGCGTTGCCGGCGACCTGCCGATCTCGAACGAGGTCGTGGCGGCCGGAACCGTCGCGGATCGGGTCGGCGACGCCGGCGCGGCGACCGTGCCGATCGGCCTGCTCGCGGCGCTTGCCGAGGGCGACGAGGGAGAGACAACGATCGGCGGCTTCTTCGGCGGCGGGAGCGCGGTCGCGGTCGAACTCGAAGGAAACCTCCCGGTCGCGGGGATCGACGACCTCGACGGCGGCGAGGCGATCGGGTACACCGAGTACCTCCGCAAGCGTGGCTACGTCGTTGAGGGCGAGGTCGCGGGCGGCGGCGCGAACGTGAGCCTCCCGAACTGGCAGGGCTCACTCGACCAACGCTACCGCCTGATCGCGGGCGAGTGTCCCGACTGCGGCGGGATCACGTTTCCGCCGCGGGGGGCCTGCCAGGAGTGTCACTCGCGGGTCGAGTTCGAGGGGGTCGAGGCGTCGCGGACGGGGACGATCCGGGCGCTGACGGTCATCGGCCAGGGCGGCGCCCCGCCGGAGTTCGCCGAGCTACAACAGCGCGAGGGCGCGTACGCGGTCGCCATCGTCGCCCTCGAGGCCGGCGACGGCGAGGCGACGCTCCCCGCACAGTTGACCGACGTCGATCCCGAGGCGGTCGCGGTCGGCGACGAGGTCCGGGCGACGATCCGACGGATCTACACGCAGGAGGGCGTCCCGCGCTACGGCGTCAAGTTCAGATCGGAAGGATAG
- a CDS encoding MBL fold metallo-hydrolase yields the protein MTDPVRVPVGAGTPEGVNSAYYLPERGVVVDPGPPTEPAWNALVDAIGSLGTVEHVFATHWHSDHAGLACRLAEAAGATIHMHSADAPLVGDYAAARERRLERDLATLRRWGVPENRRETLRDADSPSAMPETYPVTTHEEGETVAGLEVLHTPGHTLGHASFACEGTLLLGDLLLPTYTPNVGGSDTRTDDPLAAYLASIDQVNARFETGEPGHGTTMDVTRAVEEVRTHHRERARAAFRALRTVEEPTPWAVARALFGEMDGIHVKFGAGEAAAHLDRLAALDIVERTGENPIRYRPRVEDYPSDLNLTP from the coding sequence ATGACTGACCCGGTTCGGGTCCCCGTGGGTGCGGGCACACCGGAAGGGGTCAACAGCGCCTACTACCTCCCCGAGCGCGGCGTCGTCGTCGATCCGGGGCCGCCGACCGAACCCGCGTGGAACGCGCTCGTCGACGCGATCGGTTCCCTCGGGACCGTCGAGCACGTGTTCGCGACCCACTGGCATTCGGATCACGCCGGTCTCGCGTGCCGACTGGCCGAGGCGGCGGGCGCGACGATCCACATGCACTCCGCCGATGCGCCCCTCGTCGGCGACTACGCGGCCGCGCGCGAGCGCCGTCTGGAGCGGGACCTCGCGACGCTCCGACGCTGGGGCGTCCCCGAAAACCGTCGCGAGACGCTGCGCGATGCGGACTCGCCGTCGGCGATGCCCGAGACGTACCCCGTTACGACCCACGAAGAGGGCGAGACGGTCGCCGGTCTGGAGGTCCTGCATACGCCCGGCCACACGCTGGGGCACGCCTCGTTCGCCTGCGAGGGGACGCTGTTGCTCGGCGACCTCCTCCTCCCGACGTACACGCCGAACGTCGGGGGCAGCGACACGCGCACCGACGACCCGCTCGCGGCGTACCTCGCCTCGATCGATCAGGTAAACGCCCGCTTCGAAACGGGCGAACCGGGCCACGGGACGACGATGGACGTGACGAGGGCCGTCGAGGAGGTCAGAACGCACCACCGCGAGCGCGCCCGGGCGGCCTTCCGGGCGCTGCGGACGGTCGAGGAGCCCACGCCGTGGGCCGTCGCGCGCGCCCTCTTCGGCGAGATGGACGGCATCCACGTCAAGTTCGGCGCCGGCGAGGCCGCCGCGCACCTCGACCGGCTGGCCGCACTCGACATCGTCGAACGAACGGGTGAGAATCCGATCCGCTATCGACCGCGCGTCGAGGACTATCCTTCCGATCTGAACTTGACGCCGTAG
- a CDS encoding UbiD family decarboxylase, with product MTTFRGHLRSLEDDGDLLTVSERVHWDGEATAVATEALEGDCGALRFASTAGGVDLASGVYAGRAQITSRHHRPWRRIERSLGCENEEYGRLLETLSRRETRDLDDTPFEEPAATVDSGADLYSLGLPTVEPDGRQLLTLGLIAVERDGVTSWAPVRGTIRRRSRLRLSIPRPFVEWCSDERSASVSLGVGAAPHIAALQGWTLDRTTTAVPELATAIDDVAIAAVDGRTVPANAEVRIDGSMTSVDDEVAGPVEIWERGCETTGVTVEVDAIAMRDSPVVPFVPLGAPLTDDLHLTALVEAAALYRRINGYWGVSPVSWIRLPVEGWLGLCLVSSEILYSGFEWQLANALFSFSSFFDKVLILDDYNEPTDLARALDDMWVKAHPSNDWTFSDADAPAASAPLYRRDGETGSRLYINATWDPRWDEEYIAPRVTFDSTYPEGIRERALDHWDRLESGGESND from the coding sequence ATGACGACGTTCCGGGGGCACCTGCGGAGCCTCGAAGACGACGGTGACCTGCTGACGGTGAGCGAACGGGTCCACTGGGACGGGGAGGCGACAGCCGTCGCGACCGAAGCGCTCGAAGGCGACTGTGGCGCGCTCAGGTTCGCGTCCACCGCCGGCGGGGTCGACCTCGCAAGCGGCGTGTACGCGGGCCGTGCCCAGATCACCAGCCGCCATCACCGGCCGTGGCGCCGCATCGAACGCTCGCTGGGATGCGAGAACGAAGAGTACGGTCGCCTCCTCGAGACGCTCTCCCGACGGGAGACACGCGACCTCGACGATACCCCGTTCGAAGAACCGGCTGCAACGGTCGACTCCGGCGCCGATCTGTACTCGTTGGGGCTCCCGACCGTGGAGCCCGACGGGCGACAGTTACTCACCCTCGGGCTGATCGCCGTCGAACGCGACGGGGTGACGTCGTGGGCACCGGTTCGGGGAACGATCCGCCGGCGGTCACGGCTCCGTCTCTCGATCCCCCGGCCGTTCGTCGAGTGGTGTAGCGACGAGCGCTCGGCGAGCGTCTCGCTCGGCGTCGGCGCGGCCCCGCACATCGCCGCGCTACAGGGCTGGACGCTGGATCGAACGACGACGGCCGTACCCGAACTGGCGACCGCCATCGACGACGTGGCCATCGCAGCGGTCGATGGACGCACCGTCCCCGCGAACGCGGAAGTGCGCATCGACGGTTCGATGACGAGCGTCGACGACGAGGTCGCCGGGCCGGTCGAGATCTGGGAGCGGGGGTGCGAGACGACGGGGGTGACCGTCGAGGTCGATGCCATCGCGATGCGCGACTCGCCCGTCGTCCCGTTCGTCCCCCTCGGGGCGCCGCTGACCGACGATCTGCACCTGACCGCGCTCGTCGAGGCCGCGGCGCTGTACCGGCGCATCAACGGCTACTGGGGCGTCTCGCCGGTCTCCTGGATTCGGTTGCCCGTCGAGGGCTGGCTCGGGCTCTGTCTCGTCTCCAGCGAGATCCTCTACTCGGGGTTCGAGTGGCAACTGGCGAACGCCCTGTTCTCGTTCTCCTCCTTTTTCGACAAGGTGCTGATACTGGACGACTACAACGAACCGACCGACCTCGCGCGGGCGCTCGACGACATGTGGGTGAAGGCCCACCCGAGCAACGACTGGACCTTCAGCGACGCGGACGCACCCGCCGCCAGCGCGCCGCTGTACCGCCGGGACGGCGAGACCGGCTCCCGGCTCTACATCAACGCGACCTGGGACCCCCGGTGGGACGAGGAGTACATCGCTCCGCGCGTGACGTTCGACTCGACGTATCCCGAGGGGATCCGAGAGCGGGCCCTCGATCACTGGGATCGGCTCGAATCGGGAGGGGAATCCAATGACTGA
- a CDS encoding UbiD family decarboxylase has protein sequence MTVDTLRDYLRTLDGEDDLVRLDDPISWNLEASAVTMLANERDGAVPLFEDVDGARLVGDPYRGTQRRPWDRIALGIDLPRDVPREEFYEETISRLQRPHEPVTVSPADAPCKEVRYTGADVDLLEFPWPYIHAGDGGRYSNLHTLVVPDRDSEWIDWSYHRAMIHDDETASVLLLAGEQAPNLYYYEYEREDEPMPVAIAVGVEPAVQYTSVMWIPTGRSEAAFAGGLKGAPIELVACETNDLLVPATAELVIEGEVLPNVRRDEGPFGDYFGYMHGPRRSMPTLRVTGITHREDPIIPFCVEGTGVGYTENSTSSMEVGCVGPDATLGLQAGGFEIEQCVPWQSTPRSVYVISTANTDPGYLHELANFIFTTWGMLHVDFFVFVDADIDPFDQREVLEALVLHADPDSDFHQFGVETMPKVPLNIYQTPSEKGNVQTGTSKAKTAKAYIDATRGDDALDDDPDDDLHEWARSVLVDAGADPDTIPFADSTGGGRSR, from the coding sequence ATGACGGTCGATACGCTGCGCGACTACCTGCGAACGCTCGACGGGGAGGACGACCTCGTCCGCCTCGACGACCCGATATCGTGGAATCTAGAGGCCAGCGCGGTCACGATGCTGGCGAACGAGCGGGACGGCGCCGTACCGTTGTTCGAGGACGTCGACGGCGCACGGCTCGTCGGGGATCCGTACCGCGGTACGCAGCGGCGGCCGTGGGACCGTATCGCGCTGGGGATCGATCTCCCGCGGGACGTCCCCCGGGAGGAGTTCTACGAGGAGACGATCTCGCGACTGCAGCGACCGCACGAACCGGTAACGGTCTCGCCGGCGGACGCTCCGTGCAAGGAGGTCAGGTATACTGGAGCGGACGTCGACTTGCTCGAGTTCCCGTGGCCCTACATCCACGCCGGGGACGGCGGTCGCTACTCCAACCTGCACACGCTCGTCGTGCCCGACCGGGATTCCGAGTGGATCGACTGGTCGTACCACCGGGCGATGATACACGACGACGAGACGGCGAGCGTGCTGCTGTTGGCCGGCGAACAGGCGCCGAACCTCTACTACTACGAGTACGAACGCGAGGACGAGCCGATGCCGGTCGCCATCGCCGTCGGCGTCGAACCCGCCGTCCAGTACACGTCGGTGATGTGGATCCCCACCGGCAGGAGCGAGGCGGCCTTCGCGGGCGGGCTGAAGGGGGCGCCGATCGAACTCGTCGCCTGTGAGACGAACGACCTCCTGGTTCCGGCGACGGCCGAACTGGTCATCGAGGGGGAGGTCCTGCCGAACGTCCGCCGGGACGAGGGGCCGTTCGGGGATTACTTCGGCTACATGCACGGCCCGCGCCGCTCGATGCCGACCCTGCGGGTCACGGGGATCACCCACCGAGAGGACCCGATCATCCCCTTTTGCGTCGAGGGGACGGGCGTCGGGTACACCGAGAACTCGACGAGTTCGATGGAGGTCGGCTGCGTCGGGCCGGACGCGACCCTCGGCCTGCAGGCCGGCGGGTTCGAGATCGAGCAGTGTGTCCCCTGGCAGTCGACGCCACGGAGCGTGTACGTGATCTCGACGGCGAACACCGACCCGGGCTATCTCCACGAACTCGCGAACTTCATCTTCACGACGTGGGGGATGCTCCACGTCGACTTCTTCGTGTTCGTCGACGCCGATATCGACCCGTTCGACCAGCGCGAAGTACTCGAAGCGCTCGTCCTCCACGCGGACCCCGACAGCGACTTCCACCAGTTCGGCGTCGAGACGATGCCGAAGGTCCCGTTGAACATCTACCAGACGCCCAGCGAGAAGGGCAACGTCCAGACGGGCACCTCGAAGGCCAAGACGGCCAAGGCGTACATCGACGCGACCAGAGGGGATGACGCCCTCGATGACGATCCCGACGACGACCTGCACGAGTGGGCACGATCCGTGCTCGTGGACGCGGGAGCGGATCCCGATACGATCCCGTTCGCCGATTCGACGGGAGGGGGTCGATCCCGATGA
- a CDS encoding competence/damage-inducible protein A: MEVVVLTVGDEVLAGDITNSNATWLAGRLTESGAAVSRILTVPDDRDLVAETIREWAARFDAVIVTGGLGGTHDDVTAGALADAFGRDLVVDEAVREDVIETVAAYREANPETVAAHDVEIDVDAWAALPEGSRALPNPEGLCPGCVIENVYAFPGVPAEMKALFERVAAEFGGETVAKTLYTPRPEGAMLDALSGVRERFDVAVGSYPAAEGRNRIKLTGTDPDVLADAVEWLRGRIEVSEE, translated from the coding sequence ATGGAGGTCGTCGTTCTCACCGTGGGTGACGAGGTACTCGCGGGGGACATCACGAACTCGAACGCGACGTGGCTGGCCGGCCGGCTGACCGAGAGCGGCGCGGCCGTCTCCCGGATCCTGACCGTCCCCGACGACCGCGACCTCGTCGCCGAGACGATCCGCGAGTGGGCCGCGCGCTTCGACGCCGTGATCGTCACCGGGGGACTCGGCGGGACCCACGACGATGTCACCGCCGGGGCGCTCGCCGACGCGTTCGGCCGCGACCTCGTCGTCGACGAGGCCGTCCGCGAGGACGTCATCGAGACGGTCGCGGCCTACCGGGAGGCAAACCCCGAGACGGTGGCCGCCCACGACGTGGAGATCGACGTCGACGCGTGGGCGGCCCTCCCCGAGGGGAGTCGCGCCCTCCCGAACCCCGAGGGGCTCTGTCCCGGCTGTGTGATCGAGAACGTCTACGCCTTTCCGGGCGTCCCCGCCGAGATGAAGGCCCTGTTCGAGCGGGTCGCCGCGGAGTTCGGGGGCGAAACGGTCGCGAAAACCCTCTATACGCCACGGCCGGAGGGAGCGATGCTCGACGCGCTGTCGGGCGTCCGCGAGCGCTTCGACGTGGCGGTCGGGAGCTACCCCGCCGCCGAGGGACGAAACCGGATCAAGCTAACGGGCACCGACCCCGACGTGCTCGCCGACGCCGTCGAGTGGCTCCGCGGGAGGATCGAGGTCAGCGAGGAATAG
- a CDS encoding helix-turn-helix domain-containing protein, with protein MANSMSEMLRQDMECEGLLECFHGLKEIDKDVFKLLSGSDEPFTVDEIAERIDRERSTAYRSVQRLLQAGFIQKEQVNYEQGGYYHVYRPRNPDEITREMQRTLNDWYAKMGQLIGEFGDKYADTAGRSPSVES; from the coding sequence ATGGCCAACTCGATGAGTGAAATGCTCCGGCAGGACATGGAATGTGAGGGGCTGCTGGAGTGTTTCCACGGTCTCAAGGAGATCGACAAGGACGTGTTCAAGCTACTGAGCGGGAGCGACGAGCCGTTTACGGTCGACGAAATAGCCGAGCGGATCGACCGCGAGCGATCGACCGCCTACCGATCGGTCCAGCGCCTGCTGCAGGCGGGGTTCATCCAGAAGGAGCAGGTCAACTACGAGCAGGGCGGGTACTACCACGTCTATCGACCGCGCAATCCCGACGAGATAACGCGGGAGATGCAACGAACGCTCAACGACTGGTACGCCAAGATGGGGCAGTTGATCGGGGAGTTCGGCGACAAGTACGCCGACACGGCCGGCCGGTCGCCGTCCGTCGAAAGCTAG